The following is a genomic window from Neodiprion pinetum isolate iyNeoPine1 chromosome 3, iyNeoPine1.2, whole genome shotgun sequence.
GAGcggctgaagaaaaaaaaaaaaatatcgaagaaaCCAATGTTTGAACAGCCAACGTTTCATATTTAACACATGAAAAATCTATGAATCTTCGATCGTTGAACGGTGATTATTTAACTATAATATGCAGTAAACGCGGACACTGCGAAATTCCTCGTATTTTTACACTCTTTGCGCGGGGATTCTTAACGGTATGCTGTACAATGTACAACAACGATAATAGcaacgatttaaaaataataaaaatgcatCCACGCACGTTACACATATTCTGTAAATTCTCGCGATTGCGCGAAGAGAAAGGAAATGAAAGGAATGGATGCATAGAAGTTTCGGAGTAGAGTGTGTGAAAGGGGTGAGGAgagggggggcgggggggaggaggggaggggggttGAAAGATATACGGATAGatagcgagagagagaggggggggggggggggggggggggggggggtgaggaaaaataatagcgTGCACGGGAGTAAAATGATGATGACGGCAGGATGTGTGACGAAGGGGGAGAAACTCAAAGGAACAAAGTACGCGTGCATGCGAGTGTGTGGCGCAAGGATATGGGGGGAGAACACAGCGACGCCGTGCAATGAGTCAGGATTATACGTACGCGGTGAAAAAGgggatggaaataaaaaagagagagagagagaaagagagagaggggaagGATGGGGGAGGGAGGGACGTGATCGGCACACGACGGAAACTTCCACTAACGTGTAAAACGCGTCCATGTGATACCGTTCGATcatgacgtaaaaaaaaaaaaaacgagcgCGCgcataaagtaaaaaataaaaataaaataaaaaaaaagcaatccTGCTCCCCTTTTTCTCGCCCCGCCCTTCCAAGCTACAATAAAAACTTTTGATGCTCGCggcaaataaaaagaaaggaagaaagaaagaacgggaagaagagagagagagagagagagagagagagagaggggagagagagagagagagagagagagagaggagagagagagagaggagagagagagagagaggagagagagaggagagaggagagaataaaaaatagacatttataatagaaatttttcggtGCGTTTAGTATTTGTTTTTCTAGGCATTTGATCATCGTTAATTCATTTCGTAATTTTACTACGTTTTTGTCGGAAAGGGTTAAGATTCGTAATTTCCAAAGTTACGAAAGCGCCaagttacgaattttttttttgcggcgAAACTTTGGGTACAGAGATCAAACTTTGaggaaacatcgaaatttttaacgatGAAAGATTTTTAGTTACGTGAATTTccggcttggtgaaatttcacgacTTTGATCcttctttgtttttgattttccatGTTTTTCCGTACGGAATCCTGGTCGTTCGGATTGTcgggttttttttcattttttccacccactcgttgagtaaactatgCTCTGCgagtatatttgaattttcggaatttcactccgtcgaaactttatttgtcggaactttgctctgtcgtaacttgaattttccgAATCTAGCATTTCGAAACATCGATGTGTAAAGGTTTCCggccattcgaaactttgttgttttttcaaagtttgatttctttacttcaagtgtttcgccaccaaataattcggattTGGGCACTTTCGggacttttcaaattcgaaacttcaacccccccccccccccccttattttatgacatttataaatatgtataataaaagatATTACGTTATATTCGACTTTGGTGTTTTttcgcactttttttttaaataaaactttctTCGATTCATAATCTCATCTCGTCGATTTTCGTCTTTGCTCTATTTACAAGTTGTACTTATTCATACGTACATTGATATCAACTATTAGATATTCAAACGATAAGAAACAGAAACACGAAACTAGCAGATTTTCGTCTGATTTCAagatcgttaatttttcgactACTGGCAAAGAAAAGTttcgtgtttaaaaaaatgctaaTAATTACGGCTGTTGCAGAGCCTGCATCGAGATGAGCTTATATTACAGACGGTATAATATAAGAAAGAGGAacgcgaagaagaaaaagaagaagtggGAAAAAATGGGTAgggtggagggggggggggggggggaattaTAACGCGGGTGGATAAGAAGAGAAGAACAGCATAAAAGAGATCCTGCGCTTCAAACCGTGAatttcctccttctcctcctcctcctcctcctcttcctcctcctcctcctcctcttcctcctcctcctccttctcctccgcCCCTTCATCATCCTACTTTTTTATCTCTTTGTCAGTATTTCCTTGCTacgagaagaggaaaaaaaaagtccgcGCGCAGCTCGCGCAGTTgctgaaaaggaaaaaggaggAGGACTGAAGAAAAAGCGGAAGAGCCGAGGAGCGGAGAGAaggaaggggggggggagtgagAGAGGATAGGATCCAGTCCTGCCACCCTTTCCTACGATACCTACCCGCATATGGAAATACACGTACATGGTATTATGGCacgtatgtatacgtgtgtaaTACATCATAATAGATAAGAGCGAACGCGAGGAGAAGAAACGCGAAAAGGGAGGACAAAGAATGGAAGAGAGAGACACGCGAAGGAGTGcagatttttttgattctacTTATAATCTATATATGAAATGCAGAATTTAACATACGACGATTGGGAAAGgcgtgtaaatattttcattcgttaaaTTACCCTCGCCTGTATAATCTGTACGTATATTATCTTGATTTCGATGGAATCTTTCATTCGAATTTTCCGCGTCTTTGAAACGTTATAACACCAATTCGCGTCTTCAATTCTTGTAAGTTCAGTTTCCATATTGTagaattcttattttcaatattgatCGACAATTGACTCGTTagaaacattttatttaatttatatatttctcTTCAAATTATCTTCTactttacatatgtatatatatatatatatatacacacagtGTAGGTATCTCTATAATATTaccatgtatacatatatctatatcttGATCCTTTCTTTCTGTAAATACGAACATGATAAATGAGTGTAAACCAGATATGGTATATGTAAAACACATGGACGTGGTAGATATTCCATACAAAGAGACacagagagaagagagagagagagagagagagagagaagaggtAAAATTCTGTAGAATGTGTACGTTTGTAGGGTGATGGCCTAGATTCGGTCAAGACCTGCTTTctagcaacagcaacagcagcagcagcagcagcagaagcagcaaGCAGGAACAGCAGAAACAGACTGCGGCATTTCTCTTTATTacattgtgtgtgtgtgtgtgagaaGAGAGTTATACGGCAGAAGGAGTATGAAACTTCTTCCGCGAGCGAAGTAAATGGAAAAGAAGAGGCAAACTAAGAAAAAGTAAGACGTGGAGGGGCGAAAAAGCGAGGCGAGAGGCCGATGGAAATCGGCCACTGTCGAagtctttttcttcttctctttcttttttttttcatcttatcCTTCTTTTTTGTTTACGGCAAAATTATCGCCAAATCGAAGAATTATACTTTTCTCCCGCGCGATTATCATCGGCGCTTCGCGCCGTTGTCGAAATGTGGCGggagaattcaaattttcaccgccAGAACGAACACGATTCGACTTTCAttattcgaattgaatttgaaacacgatcaTTGGGCACGAAAGTATTTTCCAgtgataatataaaattattagaaaaacgaaaaacaattccgtgATGTTATAAGTAtatggtatatgtatatatatatatatatatatatatatatccctGTGAACGAAATTCAAAGGGATAAGATTTATCGTAGAAGGCGGAAAATATAAGGGGGGAAACATTCGGACGTAAGAAATACACTTTATTTACCACGGGCACGTGTATgctgtatttatatatacattataggTATAGGAGAAAATTCTGAGAACGGAAGAAACGAGGAAGCGAAAAAGGAGGGGAAAAAAGGGAACCGGAAAAATTTGTGCAAGATGACGGTTGATTCGCAGGTCACTAGCTGTGTACCGTTTCTAGTGGCGTGGAGTGTTTTGCTCGTACGTTACGAGCAACTGACAAGCTAACccagaaatgaatgaaatacgCGGAGCGCGTATTATCGTCTCATTGTCAGCGAGTACGATATAcgggggggagggagagagaggaagaggatAAATAGCGCGTACGTggtgaggaaaaagaaaacgatcaAATGACACGTCGACGACGAAGATGACGATGATTTTTGTTACATAAGCCtgggataaaaattccattatTTCTAGGTAGATGGGAAAAGATGTATATTAACTTGACCGAGAAGTAGAAGGAAGAAACATTTCTTCTTCACGTGTAATATGATAACGTTTACAGCGAGAAAAGCGATAATCATTGTCATCATCATCCTTGTAGATATTGTTACACCATTGCAATGTAAACATTGACGACGAGTAAAACGGATAATTCGATCGATCGCAGTTAAAAACGCGAGATCGTCAagagcgtaaaaaaaaaaaaaaaatcgtacgaaATAAATATCGTAACGAGTAAAAAACATCATCGGCTGTACAATTTAAATCCTACCACGTTGTGATTGTGTACTGTCAAAGTAAAGGGCAAACGGTGTGTGGATATTGACAGAATAAACTGATACAGACGTTGTGTTAACGTAACAAATAAATCGCACGTTCTCAGATGCATACGTACACGCATACATGCACAGAGTATAAATCAGCTGTCACTCACCGTTTGATAGTCAGAACGTCGCAGGAACGTATTCGAGATgtgtgtaaaagaaaaatgatgaaaacagagaagtaaaaaaaaaaaaaaaaacaaataaaaaaaaatgtaaataaaaaaaaacccaacaacaacaacaatagcagcagcagcagcaacgacGACGAATAAATAATACGGAGAGTACGAAAGCAGgtaaaaacaaacgaaaacaaaacaaacaaacaaacgaataaacaaacaaacaaacaaactggCGACACgcactgactgactgactgactgactgactgaccgACCGACTGTCTCGTCGATAtacgaaaattattcgtcAGCGCGTTATTATTTCGAACTTTGTTTTACACACGGTGCCCGACACAACGGACACGAAGCGTTGCGGACGACGGCGCAAAACGATTAAGCGATTTTGTTGTGGACCCCAATTCTTCACTCCGGCTCTCTCTTGCCCCGGCTTTCCACTTCTCCTACTCTCCTTTCGCCGCTCCTCTGGACCGCGGGAAGCGGTGATGCGGCATGAGGACGGAACCTCGGCGTCAGTTTTGTGGCTGCGGAAGGGCGGTGAGGGGGGGAGCAAGGTAttgggcgggagggcgggcgggcggaGAGACGAACGCGATTCACGGACGTACGAAttaccgccgccgccgccgtcTAGCAGCCTGCGCTGCGGACCGATTTTCGTCATCTGCGCCGCGTCTCCCTAAGACTTCGCCACCGTTTCCGTGCTACCCGGCGGCCCGGCTTCATACTTCGCCGTTCGATCGTTACCACGTAGAGTTCCTACCGCCACGGCcattgtgtaaaaagtaaGCGCGGCGGGTAGTGCAAGCCGAGGACGGAGGACGGACGCTGTTTGGTTTTCATTTCCCCAAAAATacggaatatatatatatatagatatatatatatatatatacgcatacacacattacatacagatatatatatatatgtatatatttaaaaaataataatacaacgGGTATATATTAAAGTATAGAGACGTATATGCaacagttttcatttttcaatgagaggaaacaatatttttgattggTCTTTCTAACCCCTCTTTGATATCGCCTCGACACATTCGCCGCTCAGCCTCctcgtcatcatcgtcatcatcatcatcccctCATGTTGTGATATTAGATTGTGCCAAGCCGACGTGAGTactcgataattttttttttttatctacgtattatgtataggtattattttataattctcGATGTTTGAACGCGCGCGCGTGTTTCtatgtgcgtgcgtgcgtgcgtgcgtgtgtgtgtgcgtgcgagTGCATCGGTACAGATTCTTGTAGTACATAGTTTTCTTTGTTATCATATTATTACTCTCTCGATGTTATCTTCGACGCGTTTCCGATCGTTTTCTCCCGTTTCATGGCCTGCCGGTTAGGGATAAACCAATATTGCGAACCCGCCGTAAAAGGCGGTGGTCCTCCCTAGCGTTCCGAATTTTCGGGGAAATTTGTGAGATTTTCCGGAAAAACTTGAATCTCTTGTGCCGACCTGAGTCGTTCAATCGATGATACCCTCGAGCTCGATCGATTTCAACCGGTTTGTCATACGTCCTTCGCATTTAGTAGCAATGTCCGACAATTTTCCTCacgattttcaaacacttttcgcCATTTTGTCCTTACCCAGTCCGCGAAGTCGGCCATTGCGCGTTCACCGGCcccatcctcctcctcctcttcctccgcTTCTATATACGCGGAGTGAAGAACAGGGGGGGAAAACTGAAACCGTGGCCCCTTTTATTCCTTGCCCGGGGCTCgactttttcttctcttttcttttctcgccatcattttttttcttttcccttctcATCTTTTTCTCACGTTTCACGTTGACGTGTGAAcgcgacgacgaggacgatCGCTAGCCTAGCATATGGCCGGATCGATGTTGCTAGATCGGAAAATTGGGCATGGGCGAGGTATTTTCTCCGGTCGATTTAGTCGCGACAATTTCACTCCGATTCGTGCAGTTCGTAAGAAAGCTTTGAACGCTCCGGCGCACTAAACGCCGTTGCAATGTTCCGTCGATAGGTTATGTATGTATTCATATTTTCCCAGATATTGGTAATCAGTACTGCCAACGGTATCGATCCGTTTTCTCGCGCTACTTTCTACCCGCGCATTAACTCGAAATCgttaaagagagagagagagacggccTGTTGACATacagaaagagaagaaagataATAAGCGGCGCGTGCGGCGTACataaatttttcgttacgCGACGAGACGAAGAGCGGAGAAGCTGAAAACCCGtggaatcgaatcggagagagagatagagtgAGCGATAGAAGTTTATCTGTCAATTGTcaataatatttgtttatagTTGCTCGCACATTGCCGGACGAGGTACGTTAACGATGATTCGCGCAGATTACGTCACAGTGTGATAATAATACGAGCGATTGCGTAATTGAACACGAGTGCATCACTCCAATAACGTGACAACAAGACATCCGCGCGACCCGGCTGATTAACCGCGATATCGTAACGAGTTATTTTCACGGTAATTGCTATAGTCGATAGTTCCACCCAATCGTCAGCTGTGTCTCGCTATTTTACCATATACCTacagagagtgagaaagagtATATCTATAGTTTTTAACGCCGTGCATTTGTAAACGAAGTATATCATCGAACCGTGGCTACACGTTTGTCGTCAAACTACACGATTATCGTACGTGTCAAGATTTTCTCAAACACGCTTGACCTTTAGCTGCGATCGTTCCTCCCCCCTCCCGCGAAACGCCGCGTAGTATGTCAAAACCGCCGCCTACGAAGATTAACAGCCACTGCTAGCTGCGGCTCAATTCAGATCGTGCAACGCACACTTTGCCTCGCCTACAGCGACGCGCAACTGTCGGAATATACTTTCTAAATTCTAAACCGTAACGTTGCCGCTCCGTGTATCAAACGGCGGTGATATCGTGTACCCACGTTTATTAGTCACCTCGGTGCAAATAAGGACATTTTACGCCGCTACCCGAAGGTTATCGTCGTATTCGTCCGTCGAAGGGAGCCACCGGTGTTGGGAAATGTACGTTGGGAATAAGATTTTCACTAAACACGTACCGGATTTCGGGAAACGTATTGCCGCTGTGtctacatacacacacacacacacatcgtACCTGGGTAGGCTCGACCCTCACCGCGCCTGCGCGTTCGGCGATTCATTTGCGCTTGCGCAGCTCGACTAGACCCGATCCCCATTTCCGTCTGACACAGAGAGGTCCGAACGCCCGCTGCACCAAACCCCACCAGTGAGAGTTACCGTTAGTTAGAAGCATACGCACAAAGGAAAAGACCAGGCGAGAGAGGAGACGACGACGCGCTTGCATCACCAGTAGCCATTTTGGAAGCTTTGCACGACATAATTTTCCGCCGCTCCTCGCTCTCTTTACTCGGTATTCAACCACCGTTGCCCGGTAGTATCGCGCGTCCCTGGCTCCCTGGTGGATAGATaatggaaaagaaataatatatttaataattaattcaacgTGTCGTGACTTGAGGCTTTCAATAACGGTTAAATCGAAGATGGATCGAACGCGAGGAAGATAACGCACTATCGGGGCAAAGTTTTTCCtaattaaatatcatttcTCCCGTTTCTTGTTacgaacagaaaggaggaAAAGAGAGATATAAACGACGGATCGGAATACACAAAATTCATTCAACGCCATGGAAGACGACCAACAGTTCTGCCTTAGATGGAACAACCACCAAAGCACATTAATACAGAACTTCGATACGCTTTTGGAAAGCGGCACATTAGTCGACTGCACTTTGGCGGCGGAGGGGAAATATTTAAAGGCCCACAAAGTAGTCCTCTCCGCGTGCAGTCCGTACTTTGAGGTGAGTTCTCTTTTTATCATTCACCTATATTTGTTCTCATCAGTGCATCTTTCCGTatcctcccctcccctcctcctCAAGTTCTTGTCATTCCGCGTATTGATTAATCTTTTATCGCGCGCACGTGTGTCGCGAACAGTGACCTCCCCGATCttcgtaattattttctacGCGTTGAGAACGGatcgttcgatttttcaacttcccaACAGTTCTCGTTCCTCCCTCCTTCTCATCCTCCCCACATTCCTGGCTCGTCATATCTCTATAAGCTCGAGATGGGCGCCACAGAGTTTAATCAATACCAAATAGAGGTTGATGTCGAAACAAAATGGCCGCTCGCCTGATACAGTTGGCCACTGTGTACCGTAGCAAGGGGTTTGGCAGCGTCAGGGGgggagtgagtgagtgagttaGTTTGTTTGATCCCCTCTTGCCTCCTGATCAATACGGGGAAAGCAAAATGGCGGATTTCCAGGGTTCTTACCGGGAGAGTGGGAGGGGGGGTCCCGGGAATATGccgaaatgaattttccatttttcccaCATCTTGGGCGAATCGAACTTTTACCCAATTAAGTTCTGTGCGTAGggtttaagtaaaaaaaaaaaaaaaaaaaaaaaaaagaaaactgcgGAGAGGGGTGCAACATTGAGAACGTTGAACTCTTTAATAATTtggtacttttttttctcgtcatcTTTTAGGGCCTCCTCAGCGAACACTATGACAAACATCCAGTTTTCATACTCAAAGATGTCAAATTTAAAGAGCTCAAAGCCATGATGGACTACATGTACAGGGGGGAAGTGAACATCTCCCAAGACCAATTGGCGGCGCTTTTAAAAGCTGCGGAGTCTCTTCAAATAAAAGGACTTTCGGAAAGTAAAGGCGGCGGAGGGGGGGGTGGTGGTGGAGGCAGCTGTAACAGTAAAACAGAACAGAGGCAACAGAAAATAGTATCGTCACAATCCACAGCACAGTCGTTAGACATTCCACATACGTCTTCCGGTCTCACTATTGAAAAGAACAGTAAAGTTCCTAGGCAGAGTCTTTCGCAGACGTCCGTCGATATACCAGAAGATTCTGCCAGCCCACAAATCTCTAGAGGGCTGTCCTCcaggtaaataaaattattttcatgcaCATATACTTTGTGTTTGAATGTAAaagtctgaaaatatttaaatagttTCGATTGTTActaaacttgaaaatatgCTTCCTCTGATTTCAGGGAAGGCTCCCTTAGCCCGACGTCattaagaaaaagaaaaaagcttaGAAGAAGAAGTATCGGCGACGATAACTCAGTTGAAAATCATGAGGCATCTAATTCCAGTGACGTCTCTCATTCTATGGGTGTTCCAGCGCTCGGTATAGCGCCGGTTGCAGATGAGAAAGTTC
Proteins encoded in this region:
- the LOC124214177 gene encoding protein tramtrack, beta isoform isoform X18, with product MEDDQQFCLRWNNHQSTLIQNFDTLLESGTLVDCTLAAEGKYLKAHKVVLSACSPYFEGLLSEHYDKHPVFILKDVKFKELKAMMDYMYRGEVNISQDQLAALLKAAESLQIKGLSESKGGGGGGGGGGSCNSKTEQRQQKIVSSQSTAQSLDIPHTSSGLTIEKNSKVPRQSLSQTSVDIPEDSASPQISRGLSSREGSLSPTSLRKRKKLRRRSIGDDNSVENHEASNSSDVSHSMGVPALGIAPVADEKVHADPTDSLGRSALMQQLTKPADEMLQMPIEKPEPNDNLIEPKSEYLEDPEESVEDLTLDDDMNDLNEMEQDNPRAGPSHDPSQHPGLASWHVTGDRSNAGGVVGAVGGTPGTTDEVFLAAQEAAQAHRDSQEYWQIVGESKSDRLSLATSYTIRGQECLKEHSCLKCGKAYAQKGHLKRHITYECGIPPRFQCPYCKYRCKQQSNVYLHSRKIHPGLNVYALDITQPDQ
- the LOC124214177 gene encoding protein tramtrack, beta isoform isoform X22 produces the protein MEDDQQFCLRWNNHQSTLIQNFDTLLESGTLVDCTLAAEGKYLKAHKVVLSACSPYFEGLLSEHYDKHPVFILKDVKFKELKAMMDYMYRGEVNISQDQLAALLKAAESLQIKGLSESKGGGGGGGGGGSCNSKTEQRQQKIVSSQSTAQSLDIPHTSSGLTIEKNSKVPRQSLSQTSVDIPEDSASPQISRGLSSREGSLSPTSLRKRKKLRRRSIGDDNSVENHEASNSSDVSHSMGVPALGIAPVADEKVHADPTDSLGRSALMQQLTKPADEMLQMPIEKPEPNDNLIEPKSEYLEDPEESVEDLTLDDDMNDLNEMEQDNPRAGPSHDPSQHPGLASWHVTGDRSNAGGVVGAVGGTPGTTDEVFLAAQEAAQAHRDSQDSKMFEFLNCHRITYPCKNCGKVYNYHSSLARHLKHECGVEPKFQCPLCPYRTKHKSSLNTHLNGRHSKTISDYYMPAMGLFTLDKSEMRFK
- the LOC124214177 gene encoding protein tramtrack, beta isoform isoform X40; the encoded protein is MEDDQQFCLRWNNHQSTLIQNFDTLLESGTLVDCTLAAEGKYLKAHKVVLSACSPYFEGLLSEHYDKHPVFILKDVKFKELKAMMDYMYRGEVNISQDQLAALLKAAESLQIKGLSESKGGGGGGGGGGSCNSKTEQRQQKIVSSQSTAQSLDIPHTSSGLTIEKNSKVPRQSLSQTSVDIPEDSASPQISRGLSSREGSLSPTSLRKRKKLRRRSIGDDNSVENHEASNSSDVSHSMGVPALGIAPVADEKVHADPTDSLGRSALMQQLTKPADEMLQMPIEKPEPNDNLIEPKSEYLEDPEESVEDLTLDDDMNDLNEMEQDNPRAGPSHDPSQHPGLASWHVTGDRSNAGGVVGAVGGTPGTTDEVFLAAQEAAQAHRDSQDPLFPIVRPRLHVCPRCGQMYSWASNLRKHLRMGCGMSTCETHFSCQYCPYRSRIEASFLKHLFSVHNIK
- the LOC124214177 gene encoding protein tramtrack, beta isoform isoform X44; protein product: MEDDQQFCLRWNNHQSTLIQNFDTLLESGTLVDCTLAAEGKYLKAHKVVLSACSPYFEGLLSEHYDKHPVFILKDVKFKELKAMMDYMYRGEVNISQDQLAALLKAAESLQIKGLSESKGGGGGGGGGGSCNSKTEQRQQKIVSSQSTAQSLDIPHTSSGLTIEKNSKVPRQSLSQTSVDIPEDSASPQISRGLSSREGSLSPTSLRKRKKLRRRSIGDDNSVENHEASNSSDVSHSMGVPALGIAPVADEKVHADPTDSLGRSALMQQLTKPADEMLQMPIEKPEPNDNLIEPKSEYLEDPEESVEDLTLDDDMNDLNEMEQDNPRAGPSHDPSQHPGLASWHVTGDRSNAGGVVGAVGGTPGTTDEVFLAAQEAAQAHRDSQDVKHTCDLCGRTFAWSSSLRLHRKMACGKPPNFHCTLCNYKSCFKGNLKRHLSSQHRVILN
- the LOC124214177 gene encoding protein tramtrack, beta isoform isoform X43, with protein sequence MEDDQQFCLRWNNHQSTLIQNFDTLLESGTLVDCTLAAEGKYLKAHKVVLSACSPYFEGLLSEHYDKHPVFILKDVKFKELKAMMDYMYRGEVNISQDQLAALLKAAESLQIKGLSESKGGGGGGGGGGSCNSKTEQRQQKIVSSQSTAQSLDIPHTSSGLTIEKNSKVPRQSLSQTSVDIPEDSASPQISRGLSSREGSLSPTSLRKRKKLRRRSIGDDNSVENHEASNSSDVSHSMGVPALGIAPVADEKVHADPTDSLGRSALMQQLTKPADEMLQMPIEKPEPNDNLIEPKSEYLEDPEESVEDLTLDDDMNDLNEMEQDNPRAGPSHDPSQHPGLASWHVTGDRSNAGGVVGAVGGTPGTTDEVFLAAQEAAQAHRDSQGMSVAAILYPRYVQRKNSVLSSLQLKYACPHCGFLNKRKDHIYRHIRSLHPNQPVCYMDLTEEPRVS
- the LOC124214177 gene encoding longitudinals lacking protein isoform X38, whose product is MEDDQQFCLRWNNHQSTLIQNFDTLLESGTLVDCTLAAEGKYLKAHKVVLSACSPYFEGLLSEHYDKHPVFILKDVKFKELKAMMDYMYRGEVNISQDQLAALLKAAESLQIKGLSESKGGGGGGGGGGSCNSKTEQRQQKIVSSQSTAQSLDIPHTSSGLTIEKNSKVPRQSLSQTSVDIPEDSASPQISRGLSSREGSLSPTSLRKRKKLRRRSIGDDNSVENHEASNSSDVSHSMGVPALGIAPVADEKVHADPTDSLGRSALMQQLTKPADEMLQMPIEKPEPNDNLIEPKSEYLEDPEESVEDLTLDDDMNDLNEMEQDNPRAGPSHDPSQHPGLASWHVTGDRSNAGGVVGAVGGTPGTTDEVFLAAQEAAQAHRDSQDVQMPNNWSNGTSVTAYICHKCDTGYRRMWDMIRHKCGQMPRYSCPYCQKKDNSSSNVYRHVRRWHPNLPVEVRKLF
- the LOC124214177 gene encoding protein tramtrack, beta isoform isoform X9 yields the protein MEDDQQFCLRWNNHQSTLIQNFDTLLESGTLVDCTLAAEGKYLKAHKVVLSACSPYFEGLLSEHYDKHPVFILKDVKFKELKAMMDYMYRGEVNISQDQLAALLKAAESLQIKGLSESKGGGGGGGGGGSCNSKTEQRQQKIVSSQSTAQSLDIPHTSSGLTIEKNSKVPRQSLSQTSVDIPEDSASPQISRGLSSREGSLSPTSLRKRKKLRRRSIGDDNSVENHEASNSSDVSHSMGVPALGIAPVADEKVHADPTDSLGRSALMQQLTKPADEMLQMPIEKPEPNDNLIEPKSEYLEDPEESVEDLTLDDDMNDLNEMEQDNPRAGPSHDPSQHPGLASWHVTGDRSNAGGVVGAVGGTPGTTDEVFLAAQEAAQAHRDSQDYQHPGGHGHIYDDMRRRLQVIQRKLGGKPIQLSWFRDLESAKERCPHCDRLYTAGNLTMHCRKYCPNNPNSVRKIYKCPLCNLVSPYSFNVNKHIRVQHGDQNSKYVVINDPQCSQVSNE
- the LOC124214177 gene encoding protein tramtrack, beta isoform isoform X36, with translation MEDDQQFCLRWNNHQSTLIQNFDTLLESGTLVDCTLAAEGKYLKAHKVVLSACSPYFEGLLSEHYDKHPVFILKDVKFKELKAMMDYMYRGEVNISQDQLAALLKAAESLQIKGLSESKGGGGGGGGGGSCNSKTEQRQQKIVSSQSTAQSLDIPHTSSGLTIEKNSKVPRQSLSQTSVDIPEDSASPQISRGLSSREGSLSPTSLRKRKKLRRRSIGDDNSVENHEASNSSDVSHSMGVPALGIAPVADEKVHADPTDSLGRSALMQQLTKPADEMLQMPIEKPEPNDNLIEPKSEYLEDPEESVEDLTLDDDMNDLNEMEQDNPRAGPSHDPSQHPGLASWHVTGDRSNAGGVVGAVGGTPGTTDEVFLAAQEAAQAHRDSQVQYRLATCHPTEKSKKQFFCPRCNSGFTLESNMMTHYRHLCGQDPRFGCPYCDKKDKKAYNIYRHISRWHPGLKNYAKKLH
- the LOC124214177 gene encoding protein tramtrack, beta isoform isoform X10; protein product: MEDDQQFCLRWNNHQSTLIQNFDTLLESGTLVDCTLAAEGKYLKAHKVVLSACSPYFEGLLSEHYDKHPVFILKDVKFKELKAMMDYMYRGEVNISQDQLAALLKAAESLQIKGLSESKGGGGGGGGGGSCNSKTEQRQQKIVSSQSTAQSLDIPHTSSGLTIEKNSKVPRQSLSQTSVDIPEDSASPQISRGLSSREGSLSPTSLRKRKKLRRRSIGDDNSVENHEASNSSDVSHSMGVPALGIAPVADEKVHADPTDSLGRSALMQQLTKPADEMLQMPIEKPEPNDNLIEPKSEYLEDPEESVEDLTLDDDMNDLNEMEQDNPRAGPSHDPSQHPGLASWHVTGDRSNAGGVVGAVGGTPGTTDEVFLAAQEAAQAHRDSQDYRQLVVGKIRPSLRPSRRFLKVSTSSLTKQGFPCPKCARNFRTWNGMTRHYRIECVDLPRFKCPYCDMCSKYTQAIYRHVRTKHCNMELNAVQISDMSSDRKIKEAILLPKMQQRFHIGI
- the LOC124214177 gene encoding protein tramtrack, beta isoform isoform X19 — protein: MEDDQQFCLRWNNHQSTLIQNFDTLLESGTLVDCTLAAEGKYLKAHKVVLSACSPYFEGLLSEHYDKHPVFILKDVKFKELKAMMDYMYRGEVNISQDQLAALLKAAESLQIKGLSESKGGGGGGGGGGSCNSKTEQRQQKIVSSQSTAQSLDIPHTSSGLTIEKNSKVPRQSLSQTSVDIPEDSASPQISRGLSSREGSLSPTSLRKRKKLRRRSIGDDNSVENHEASNSSDVSHSMGVPALGIAPVADEKVHADPTDSLGRSALMQQLTKPADEMLQMPIEKPEPNDNLIEPKSEYLEDPEESVEDLTLDDDMNDLNEMEQDNPRAGPSHDPSQHPGLASWHVTGDRSNAGGVVGAVGGTPGTTDEVFLAAQEAAQAHRDSQGNIPAGFHHVKHTTNSKKQKGKNDFQFNLNTGKYHCPTCFNGYGRRDTMLGHYRYECGQAPRFQCPYCSLKSKKASNIYQHIRCLHPNEPVTASRLF